From Nicotiana tabacum cultivar K326 chromosome 22, ASM71507v2, whole genome shotgun sequence, one genomic window encodes:
- the LOC107786233 gene encoding 17.6 kDa class I heat shock protein has translation MSLIPRMFGDRRSSVFDPFSIDVFDSFRELGFPGSNSGETSAFANTRVDWKETPEAHVFKADLPGLKKEEVKVEIEDDRVLQISGDRNVEKEDKNDTWHRVERSSGKFMRRFRLPENAKMDQVKAAMENGVLTVTVPKEEVKKPDVKSIEITG, from the coding sequence ATGTCACTGATTCCAAGAATGTTCGGCGATCGACGAAGCAGTGTCTTTGATCCATTCTCAATTGACGTGTTTGATTCGTTCAGGGAATTGGGCTTTCCAGGTTCCAATTCAGGGGAGACTTCTGCTTTCGCGAACACTCGAGTCGATTGGAAGGAAACTCCGGAGGCTCATGTGTTCAAGGCCGATCTCCCTGGGCTTAAGAAGGAGGAAGTGAAagtggagatcgaggatgataGGGTTCTTCAGATTAGCGGAGATAGGAACGTAGAGAAAGAAGACAAGAATGATACTTGGCACCGTGTGGAACGCAGCAGCGGCAAATTCATGAGGAGGTTCAGACTTCCGGAGAATGCGAAAATGGATCAAGTTAAGGCGGCGATGGAGAATGGAGTGCTCACTGTTACTGTTCCGAAAGAAGAGGTGAAGAAGCCTGATGTCAAGTCCATTGAGATCACTGGTTAG